gatgatatcctcccttatgtttttggggtcgcagaatacgaatttgacaatatttttttgtatgggtattgggtgggggggggggtcaaaaatttaaaatttagccataatgacgtgtgatatgtcgaaatgtatgttttcgagggtgtagattacgaatctgacaatatttttttcgtaggggtgaatggtggcgGATGAaaggggtgaaaacggtgaataattcaaaattcgattataatgacgtgtgatatgtcgaaatgtaggtaggtatgttttcgagggtgtagatcacgaatctggcaatatttttttcgtaggggtgaatggtgggtgatgaagggggtgaaaaattcaaaatttgaccataataatgtgtgatatgttgaaatgtatgttttcgagggtgtagatgacgaatttgacaatatttttttcgcaggggtgaatggtgggggatgaagggggtgaaaacagcgaaaaattcaaaatttgactataatgacgtgtgatatgtcaaaatgtacgttttcgagggtgtaggaggggtgaagggtgggggatgaagaattttctgttggggagccgtcaaagtcccactaagacaaaaatttgtaactttttaacaaaattcactatgatttttcactaaaatcGACTGTGGGGTTCGTTGGGtcactttcggtcaaaaatggcaattgacatcttgaaatacactatctgaagTATTACCAGCCTTTGGAATTTCCCGGCATCTACGTgagaaaatttgttctattccaatTTGTGCAGCCGAGTAGGAGAAAAACGGGGTTTCAAGATGAATTTCatctctataattactttataaaaactaaaatccattaaattgatggaaagtacttactttcagttgaattattcatacttggtacattttgacctatcacacatcattataatcaaattttgaattttcacagtttttacGCCATTCATCCctcaccattcacccctacgaaaaaaatattgtcagattcgtgatctacgccctcgaaaacatacatttcgacatatcacacgtcattatggtcaaattttgaatttttgaccccctcaccccatacccctacaaaaaaaatattgtcaaattcgtattctgcgaccccaaaaacataaaagaggatatcattttacagttgtttttgggtttattgttaatttttgaattacgctcattttgagggtgctcacagcccactgtgggtcgcatgatacatttttgaaaagctcaaaaatcaaGACCTGGCATCTTTTCGGTATGCATAGCGTgtgcaatttaaaaaagaagaaaaagaaattacaattttgagttaaaagtccttcaaaaatgctataaaaaaatgaaaattcttcgaACTATTgacctgtaaaaaaattttttgtctctGTCTATTTTGAAAGTTGGCGGTTTTCAagccctctctctctctcctttGCCACTGCGAAAATTCAAGATAATatgtattttctgaaattcaagaTACATTTTTTGCGACTCAATTGTCAGTCAAATTCGATGTCTCGAGGACATTTTGGTAGTTGGGCTGTTGACAGATCAAATggatcaagatgaaaaaaaactgttaacCTACGAAGTCAACAAAAggggaatgaaaaattacttaaaatgatCACTGGATATAAACGAAGTTATCACTTAAGCTTAATGATGAATTTCAGAACTATCCGATAATATCCATAATAATTCGTACTCCCTCTTGTCACGAAACGGGactaaaaattaagaaaagctGTCAATATTTCGTGATATGAACtcatttggtaaattaaaaCCTTTCTAAATTCGTGGCATTTGTAACTGCTGCTCCATTAGGGAACACcctgtacgtagacgtacacagGCTACTTGCTGTTTAACGCTGATAGAAAATTCCCCTTTCGAAGTCGATATCATCACACAGATACGTACGATTGATATTGGTTAGGCTTTAAGCATACAAGCGGAGCACCTTCATGTATAAGATATAGAATGGCTGATAAAAGACACGTCACGTCATCATGCTGTCATCACTCGTCAATCGTCGAAGTCGAAAATCGACACGTGCTGATGAACACTTTGGTTAATTCGATTGGTTTTGGAAACCATAGATGTGTGCATAGAATACATAGAGCACGAATGTGTAGCAGTGTTTTCAAACAACAGGATTCGGGTTTCGTATTTCCTCACAGTGAAGgagtaaaaattttgcaacgaGGCGGAACTGGCGGAGAGGTGttcaatgtactcgtacatatctgGTGAAATTATGGGGGCCAGCGACCAGGGTGTATTTGTCAGTAAAAGATGCACTATTGATACACCTATGGGTAAAAAGATAGAAATGAATGAGCGAGTAATTAAAAAAAGTGAGGGGTGGAGAAAAATAGAGCCCAATTAAACCACTATAAGTACGTAGACTGTAAGCCTGTATGTATATTGACTGGTGTactgtacgtagtacgtacgtataCGTCTACGTACAGTACACATTGATTAATCGAGTCGATTTCTGTGGCTTTTTAATTTGTTAAACCGCAACGAGGCATTTGCGTGCCTTTGACAGGCGCGTTATAACAAATAGGCTCGTTATATGTTGACACACCCTCTGTCGCAACTGTTGCTCTGCgggagtatttgaaaaatttactaatttggttgaaattatATTACACCAGCAAAGTGAGGAGGCGGATGGAGTCGGAGTCGGAGCCGGTGTAAAAAAACCTTGTCGTAGAAGGATATGACGGTACAATACTCGTGTGCCAGCCAGTGTAGTGTATAGGGTGGATTATGTAATTGTAGCATACATCACCTTAGGTATTGAAACGATGTAAACCCGCTGCGATAAATTTAATGAAGATATGGAAATCAGTTGATGATATGCACCCCTTTTTCTGACGACGACTCTGGTCCTGCACGAACGATATCTTCGAACTATACATAGAGACAGACGGATTGCATTTGAGAGAATGACGAGCGACGACGACGTCAGCTTTCTCGCATGACACACGTCTAATGTCAATATTGTGAAGTTTTTTCACCATGTTTTACCACAATAGAGGTAGAAATTTTTCTCCCGAGTATTATAAGGGGGTATGATTACGAATACGTTAAGGATACTTGGCACTGTAGTCGTACATGATTTGTTTGCATTAATATCAATACATAGTACATAAGATGAGTTGGTATGGTTCTAATGTCGATGGTGTTTTTACAGTTGCTGTATTCAGTGCCGAGATCTCAATCAAACCGATCGAAAAAAGACAGCTGAAAGCTTTAGGACAAGATCATGTGTTCACTTGTGTAATAACCGGCGACCGAAGTAATATAGCGAATTTTAGATGGATAGATCCTCGTGGAAATCAAATAGATGCGAATTACAGGTGAGTTTTTGCTAGCATTGGTGCTAATTGGAGGTTCCGAGGGTGATTCTAAAATTAACGTCGTGTTTATGCAGGAAAGCGAATCCGAGGATTTTTTCGCCGTCTATAAGCAGCTCCGGAACTCAGCTGCAGTTACTCATTAATAAATTGACCAAAGAAGACGGAGGCCAGTATTCTTGCCGAGCTGATTATGGCGCCGAGGCTTTGGTGGCTAATGTTACCGTTGACCCATAtcgtaagtattatttttaatgtttttccaaatttaacttttttagaatttttaaaattctgctttaaatagattttttaaaattgtttttctaaaattaaattggttctcaatttttgaaaaaatttgagattatttttttttgtataatgtACTTACCGTCCTgcgttttttgaaaagaatttcgacctttttttttaaaaaaaagttaaattttaaattattcagttttcttttttgaagctCTCACAATTAAGAATtggttttttattgatttttttttttagaagtacaTAAATGAACTTTTAATGTTTTTGGAATGAACATTTTGTGAAGTGTAGGTAACCACCTTTTTTCAacgtttgtttgaaaattgtcaatatttttcgttaaaaatgtagacagttattttaaaaaataatttggtctaaaaattgaaaactgcagGAATATTAGCGAAAAAAGCacggaattttaaaaaattagcgatactcataaaaaattaatatttctaggtatgtacttgaagtTCACATTACAAACATTTTGAgtgctaaagtttatttttggatttttgacgaatttttaaaattttcagaattgaaaaagttgtttttatGATACCAATTGTTTTCTTCCCTCCCTAGTTTTCGACAACTAGCTGTACAGTTTTAACCCATTCTGGAacttccatttcaattttttccaggaatttcaagttattctggaaaaaaacggctttattttatttgaaatttacaaattggtcaaaaattaattttcgaactGGACTCAGGGTTGATactggtgcaaaaaaaatgaaaaatcatgaaaaaagtgaaaattttcattcaaaaacatgaaaaagcacgaaattttggtgttgaaatttcttacattaaaatttttttctcaaaagctTTAGTCTTTCACTTTGCTaggacaaaattgaaaatttttttaaaaatttgctcccTCGCGTCGCtggggcaaaaaaatttttcatctttttgaatttaattttttttaaggtataaaatcgaaaaaagcacgaaaaaaacgaaaagtgcaaatttttgatttttgatttcggtACCGAACAGTAGAATTTTCGGTAACTGCTTGCAATGGTCGAAATGGTTCCCAATAAGCTCCAGTAAATGTTCTGTAGATccctaaattcatttttaggtaGTTCTggtcaatttaaaatttcagcagccaATCGAAATctcactagaggctccagaatggccaaaaactaGTGGTTTGTAACTTTCgcaggggggggggattgaaatTAAGTACATGATTATGTAATTTATTCACtttggttcattttgtttgaaaaaaaatgtatccaaatACAACATACATAGTTGAAAAATCAgcatgaaaacaatttttttgaaaatattaaattttggaaaattcgtcaAAGAACTTTTCTAAGTGCagtttttcatctaaaattttgattaaggtAATTTGTTCTATTGGTTTCGttcaacgggggggggggggtgtaaatTCAGAAGGTTTCTTTATTTGTCCAACTCGTAAATTGTAGAAGCTACGAAtaatgatttttagaaaaaatatcactAAAATGAACAGGTTTTGTTGCGATAACCTTTTGCctttcattgaaatttaaaaaattatcaacacgtACCTGATGCCTAATCTTCATGGGTTcgcgaattttttggaattttttctgaatttcagtCCTAGACAAAACGTCTTCTgtacaaaatttgttcacttgTGAAAGTTTCGTATCTTagattatgatatttttttcttgtaattttttcatagctCTTTCAATTTGCGAGTCAGGCAAAATGTCATTAAAAGGCAGTTTGCTCGTTTTTTGAGCGCTACCCAGTCTCATggctgagaaaaattttgttgtttacTTTATTGAAACGTAATTTGCCccttgtattttaaaaatggacaATTGGACAACacttttgtgtgattttttttccaaatcttaaGTATCTGCATTTCATTTCCTGGCACTCTGTAGTgtatatttaccaaaaattcgtatttcgagtcAGTTGTGTGCAATTTACGTAATCTAAAAAGTGGGTTGAGAGGGAAGAAATATccaagtacatatgtaggtagtaggtatgtaagtaAGTACCAGGTACTCACTACTCGATATAATTTCGTATAAAATGATGAATGCGGttcagtttgaaaatattcgacgaatttttacgacgttgaaaatcaaataaagtAGCTATCGTTAGAACAAGAGAACCGCAATTACGTAATTCTACCTTCACCtttattgataataattttaatatgcaCTCGTAGTACATATTTGGACGAGAGACGCAGAAAATAAATATGGGAACGAtgcgtgaaatttttcaaaaatttgtgaactTTCGGCGTATGGTCGATGTCGTGTTTTGGTCGAATGAGTTTTTGGGAATTGTTCCGCGTTAAAGGACACACAAGGCGATGCCAGTGACTCTGcataatgaattaaaaataatattagatGGTTCCGcttgatctattttttttttttttttttttttttttggtgaaataaatTGTGTAATCTTGGAAATTACCTACTGTGTAGGCTGTATGCATCGTTTTTACGATAATCACACGCAAAAGTCCCATCTGTTTTAGAAATTGTAACGCTGCCAAAGTAGTTGATACATGATTATAAATCCTTATCACGTGTGCATCATGTTCGACTTATAAATCTAGACGAATAATGGTTCGTTTAATTATTATTACAGAAACAATTACTTTCACGAATGCACCGACCGATCAATCGGCGCAAATTGGAACCAGATACAAAGTCAAATGCCAAGTCGAAGCTATGCCCCCGCCAACGGTCGAGTGGACCAGGAACAACATGAAATTGCAAAACAATCAGCTATACGTTTTGGAAGCCGACGGTCTCGTTATTAATAATGTCGCCGAATCGGACGATGGAGAATACCGATGCGAAGTTATGGTCATCGATACCGGCGAAGTGAAGAGTAGAGTTATCAATTTAGAGGTGAGTGCTATAACGGTGTGGCAAATTCCCATACATGTAATGTCGAATGTGTATTCTAATTTGTAAGCTAGGCGAATCTCGCATAATAATCGAATATCTCAAATAATATCTTATTGCGTAGGTCGTCGCTCCACCTAAAATAACCAACAATCGCGATATTATATGGGTAACCGAAGgagaaaaagctcaaattgtTTGTAACGCAACTGGAAAACCGAAACCTACGATTACATGGACGAAAGCGAATACGAAACAAGAAGTCTCGAAAGGAACCGACGGAATTTTATATATTGAAAAAGTCATCAGAGACGATACTACCGATTACGACTGTAAAGCTGAGAATAAAGCCGGAGAACAAatatatcattttcatttaagCGTCAGATCTAAACCAGAAGTATTCGATGTAAAGAATGGCACCTCTCGTGTTGGTGAATTTGGTCAAATCCAATGTCACGTGTACGGTAACCCGAAACCTTCGGTTATTATTCGGTAAGCAAAGCTGTTCTTCGTCTCGTTAAACAAAAGAGAATTGTTGTTGGCGTTTGGTATTAATTTTCGTTCGATTCTTTTGCAGTAAATTCTCCGCTCCACGAACGACTAGAAGCGCAGAAGAATTACGTACGATTGTCGAAACCATTGATCATCCTACCAGAAAACACTCGGTTATCGCTACTatgaattttaccaaagttgAACTCATCGATGACGGATTATACGAATGTGCAGCTCAAAATGACGTATGTATTGTGCTACGTTGATTTagaaatacgtacctactacgtTATTGTACTTTATAATTAGTGCGTACCGTACACCTCGAAGAAAATCATGGACATATTTCAAGtcgtcaattttcaatttgtaggttgGCACCAGCGTTCGCAGCGTACATTTGACTGTCCAATACCCTCCAATCATAGATCCGGCTGTTAATATTAATCAGACGTTCAGCTGGGACAGAAGACCCGTTAATTTGACTTGTGTCGCCGAAGCTATTCCAAATGCCACCATCGCTTGGTACTTTAACAACAGAATTATCGAAAGAAACGATCAAACTTATCGTATTTACGGAAAAGGGTCTCCTTCTACGTTACAAGTGAGTGTTTTAGACTGCGTTTGGGGTGAAAACAATGCCGAGGATTAattattatacgtattttttttttattcgttaaaTAGGTCACTCCTTTAGATAGATCAGCCTACGGAATTTACAAATGCAGAGCTGATAATGAACTTGGCCAAAAGGAATGGACTATCAATTTGAAAGAAGCGTTCCCTCCTCAACCTGTAGACAATTTCGAAGTCAACACGACAACTGGTGAGTATTGACGATAAATAACTAGCGCAGTTATTGATTTgacccgatttttttttttcaaaagtaagaaAACCTCTGAGATATCTAGTCCACCGCAAAATTTATTGCTGCCCAGTCTCAAATTTACGTATCTTACGGGCATCTGAgggtctcaaaattttgattttatcccAAATCCACCAAtaaaaaatttgcctaaaacaataaaatagtAACTCTCAGAATAATTATAATATCGTCAAGCGGCAAAAAATCATAGAGCTCATGAGGTGTTTTTTGGGctcctaattttcaaaaaaggaggagtatcgataaagCAATATTTggcaccagacagttatcgactcgatcactcttaaaatgttgtaataaatgtcccaaatacaaaTCCGCGGTTAGTTaatccaaaatgaccatttttggtctCCCAAGGGTTCCCAatgttgtgaataaaaaaaaacaattttggaaaccatTGAGTATTGTTTTCAagaacttttttagcgtaaagtatctgtttgaacccgataaacgttatggaggtgattttcctattttagaccctcgggggcagaaattgggggtgAGGTGGGGttaattgttggaaaattttggaaccaccattttgaacctactcCTTTGAACCCTGCTACAAAGCTTTTTACGATTTGTTAGCATCTAAAAGATCTCtatcttatcaaattttaagCTTAATAACATTTTCCGCGGTACTCAAAactccaaatttccaatttttcgtaattttgatattttgggaagCCCTGAACAACGAGAAATCTGCAATTTGcgtcaaacgtaacgttttgaggtgtattttcaattatctgatgaaaaagtttaattcaGTTTCTtctatatttgtaattttgaaccctttttttagatcGCCTCACTTTAgacacccctaaaaaaggcgtttatgcatatgttttcaaataaattgaataatttacctacttacatttgaaacacactaagaagtgctcgataatttttcgtttgatttttcctgtaactctcataattcagcttttttgggtcaagtTCTGAGATCTTACTTTGTTGAAAACCtccgaaaaaacgttaaaatcacgttttcacgatttcaacgatgTAAAATCTCAGCATTTGACtctaaaaaacacaataaaagttacagaaaaaatcaaaattctcaaaaaaatttccaaaaaagatcgaaaaacgagattgggcagctacaacgTTGGGAGTCGTCTTTTCTAGTCATAAGTCAAGGTTCCTAATGTTTGAGCGCAATTTCGAGTATGCGCATCCaaatgggtattttttgggcccaaaattttcctgaagtggtcaaaaaattcttgattttgcATACTCGACATTATACTcccaaacattaaaaaacaagacttgtgactagaaaaaattattcccaaagttgtagctgtccatcgcatttttttgcaaaattttttgaggattttgggcccaaaaaataccttattgaataattttttgaatatttggagCTTATTCaaggcatttgaaaaaaatgatgtggATATCCAAGTACAGGTTTTCGAGTGCATTAATTCCAATTCTGAAAGTGAATGATCCTTCACTCCAAAATCAAGATTGACCTATTTTTCAAGAGGAAGACTTGaagtccaaaatttcaaaaaaatgttgtcactAGTTTGacccaaaatccaaattcagTCTAGCAGAGGGAAGAttgtgttcaaaaaaattctcaagatttTTATTGTACatagtacctacatttattttggaattaaCGAATTTCAGAATGAGAATCAGCGATCTTGAAACCCTACATTTCAATAcccatattgtatttttcaaaactttaggCTCAAACTCTTCTCTTAATAATCAAATGTGGTTCAATttcgtcccccccccccccaacaaaactgatttagaattagaaatttgaaattcaaaacacatgttgcattattcaaaattttcggcATCAAGCCTTCTCCAGGAAGCTGTTTGGGGGGGAGGCAGGGAGGGACtgatttcagaattgaaatcaGCGCCTTGGAAAcctgtaattcaaaatctataTTGCatgttgcatttttaaaaattttttgagactGTGGAGGTGGGTTCTGAAATACCAATAATTCGACATAGTTTTTTCTCCCATAACAATTGACATTGTCGAGTAATGGAATCACTTGCTCCCAAATTTCAATCTGGCACAATCTTAgaccagggtgtctaccaggtagtgaaagtagtgaaagtagtgaaaaagtagtgattttgaaagtcggtagtgaaagtagtgaaaaagtagtgattttcagcaattttgcttaaaaggtagtgaaaatgaaaaaaagtggaaaatccgatttttcacacaagaaaaattttttaaagaatggatcatttttgttgacttttttagaacttatTGAATtacgtacttttgaaaaatttgtccctcgcttcgctcgggctatttacTCTTTTTTCGGTATCAataacttattgttcaaattcaagaaatgtttgaagtttcaatcagaaaaatactcccttacctccataaaaaaaacttttacttttttaaaaattaatcattaatcattcaagtttttaaattttgaagcaaaaataattataacttCTTCAGTCATCACCcaagaaaacaacgtttttatacccctcaaagtactaattttcgatagcttttttgaaaatttgttatatttttttccaaatgttgttcaaattttccattaattttttttaaatttttattttgaaaaaagtgttttattcgcccaatttcattatAGTAACAAGAaccttaaaggtgaaaataaaatgaaaacttgaaacgaGAAAATTATATTCTCGACATCCACTTGCTTTATAAAAACCTTGGAacgtttgaagacattggaaaagcgaaaaattttaatgtaaaattttgcctcgtccacccccttcccctcttgaaaaattccaagtgttTAAAGAATGTCGtgctaaagtcctgcttttttattttgaaattttgttagactagacaccctgaaaaatcactgctaaaaataaaataaaaacttcatctttcatattatttgaaatttcgagttcgctcattttgtatttttaacatGTACACGTGAGAAAttgtacaacttgaaaaaatgtagcaATTGTTATAAAATCGTTGAATTGATTTCGAATTGATAAAAACGTGTACTTtactccaatgtaaaaaattacaaagtgcaaaccaaaaaaaaaaaaaaagaaaaatcgctcgtgtcttgggggggggggggtaaaaatattttggaagacagtgatttttttgaaaggt
The sequence above is a segment of the Planococcus citri chromosome 3, ihPlaCitr1.1, whole genome shotgun sequence genome. Coding sequences within it:
- the LOC135841570 gene encoding fasciclin-2-like isoform X4, producing MDSKMRSILGIYCLILYTVAVFSAEISIKPIEKRQLKALGQDHVFTCVITGDRSNIANFRWIDPRGNQIDANYRKANPRIFSPSISSSGTQLQLLINKLTKEDGGQYSCRADYGAEALVANVTVDPYQTITFTNAPTDQSAQIGTRYKVKCQVEAMPPPTVEWTRNNMKLQNNQLYVLEADGLVINNVAESDDGEYRCEVMVIDTGEVKSRVINLEVVAPPKITNNRDIIWVTEGEKAQIVCNATGKPKPTITWTKANTKQEVSKGTDGILYIEKVIRDDTTDYDCKAENKAGEQIYHFHLSVRSKPEVFDVKNGTSRVGEFGQIQCHVYGNPKPSVIIRKFSAPRTTRSAEELRTIVETIDHPTRKHSVIATMNFTKVELIDDGLYECAAQNDVGTSVRSVHLTVQYPPIIDPAVNINQTFSWDRRPVNLTCVAEAIPNATIAWYFNNRIIERNDQTYRIYGKGSPSTLQVTPLDRSAYGIYKCRADNELGQKEWTINLKEAFPPQPVDNFEVNTTTATSITFKIQDPMETGGLPVKGYVVQYITEPQQWNEASNETWARGALYSIHDLLPARRYTFRFAAINEVGLSRWGKQETRQMPDQSPPSEPIITNAIDDGAKFIKLDTAKQFELKWKIPSSNGLDIDSYMLRYCVASEDEKNDLFPITSACVEKTLGVNEVLSSYTIKDLTPDTYYVVQLRAHNGMGDGPHSEKYFKTSNVDSIATTVSTEPVPAGETRMSSAVLIYIVVAILIAVLVIVDVFCFFFGKTGVLYLICGACCGKKNKNSDDKLGSLYSWRFPLPYCGNINGESSSHGGNSSVNSEVEKVPLSEMTFVL
- the LOC135841570 gene encoding fasciclin-2-like isoform X1; amino-acid sequence: MDSKMRSILGIYCLILYTVAVFSAEISIKPIEKRQLKALGQDHVFTCVITGDRSNIANFRWIDPRGNQIDANYRKANPRIFSPSISSSGTQLQLLINKLTKEDGGQYSCRADYGAEALVANVTVDPYQTITFTNAPTDQSAQIGTRYKVKCQVEAMPPPTVEWTRNNMKLQNNQLYVLEADGLVINNVAESDDGEYRCEVMVIDTGEVKSRVINLEVVAPPKITNNRDIIWVTEGEKAQIVCNATGKPKPTITWTKANTKQEVSKGTDGILYIEKVIRDDTTDYDCKAENKAGEQIYHFHLSVRSKPEVFDVKNGTSRVGEFGQIQCHVYGNPKPSVIIRKFSAPRTTRSAEELRTIVETIDHPTRKHSVIATMNFTKVELIDDGLYECAAQNDVGTSVRSVHLTVQYPPIIDPAVNINQTFSWDRRPVNLTCVAEAIPNATIAWYFNNRIIERNDQTYRIYGKGSPSTLQVTPLDRSAYGIYKCRADNELGQKEWTINLKEAFPPQPVDNFEVNTTTATSITFKIQDPMETGGLPVKGYVVQYITEPQQWNEASNETWARGALYSIHDLLPARRYTFRFAAINEVGLSRWGKQETRQMPDQSPPSEPIITNAIDDGAKFIKLDTAKQFELKWKIPSSNGLDIDSYMLRYCVASEDEKNDLFPITSACVEKTLGVNEVLSSYTIKDLTPDTYYVVQLRAHNGMGDGPHSEKYFKTSNVDSIATTVSTEPVPAGETRMSSAVLIYIVVAILIAVLVIVDVFCFFFGKTGVLYLICGACCGKKNKNSDDKLGRSQSSVMLVPTNYVTVMTLLSDSETKDLISNGHKKIDIEEQAPMINNTDGSKKDTAVEYDVKKGTSRTGFVGKDSAV
- the LOC135841570 gene encoding fasciclin-2-like isoform X3 yields the protein MDSKMRSILGIYCLILYTVAVFSAEISIKPIEKRQLKALGQDHVFTCVITGDRSNIANFRWIDPRGNQIDANYRKANPRIFSPSISSSGTQLQLLINKLTKEDGGQYSCRADYGAEALVANVTVDPYQTITFTNAPTDQSAQIGTRYKVKCQVEAMPPPTVEWTRNNMKLQNNQLYVLEADGLVINNVAESDDGEYRCEVMVIDTGEVKSRVINLEVVAPPKITNNRDIIWVTEGEKAQIVCNATGKPKPTITWTKANTKQEVSKGTDGILYIEKVIRDDTTDYDCKAENKAGEQIYHFHLSVRSKPEVFDVKNGTSRVGEFGQIQCHVYGNPKPSVIIRKFSAPRTTRSAEELRTIVETIDHPTRKHSVIATMNFTKVELIDDGLYECAAQNDVGTSVRSVHLTVQYPPIIDPAVNINQTFSWDRRPVNLTCVAEAIPNATIAWYFNNRIIERNDQTYRIYGKGSPSTLQVTPLDRSAYGIYKCRADNELGQKEWTINLKEAFPPQPVDNFEVNTTTATSITFKIQDPMETGGLPVKGYVVQYITEPQQWNEASNETWARGALYSIHDLLPARRYTFRFAAINEVGLSRWGKQETRQMPDQSPPSEPIITNAIDDGAKFIKLDTAKQFELKWKIPSSNGLDIDSYMLRYCVASEDEKNDLFPITSACVEKTLGVNEVLSSYTIKDLTPDTYYVVQLRAHNGMGDGPHSEKYFKTSNVDSIATTVSTEPVPAGETRMSSAVLIYIVVAILIAVLVIVDVFCFFFGKTGVLYLICGACCGKKNKNSDDKLGSETKDLISNGHKKIDIEEQAPMINNTDGSKKDTAVEYDVKKGTSRTGFVGKDSAV
- the LOC135841570 gene encoding fasciclin-2-like isoform X2, producing MDSKMRSILGIYCLILYTVAVFSAEISIKPIEKRQLKALGQDHVFTCVITGDRSNIANFRWIDPRGNQIDANYRKANPRIFSPSISSSGTQLQLLINKLTKEDGGQYSCRADYGAEALVANVTVDPYQTITFTNAPTDQSAQIGTRYKVKCQVEAMPPPTVEWTRNNMKLQNNQLYVLEADGLVINNVAESDDGEYRCEVMVIDTGEVKSRVINLEVVAPPKITNNRDIIWVTEGEKAQIVCNATGKPKPTITWTKANTKQEVSKGTDGILYIEKVIRDDTTDYDCKAENKAGEQIYHFHLSVRSKPEVFDVKNGTSRVGEFGQIQCHVYGNPKPSVIIRKFSAPRTTRSAEELRTIVETIDHPTRKHSVIATMNFTKVELIDDGLYECAAQNDVGTSVRSVHLTVQYPPIIDPAVNINQTFSWDRRPVNLTCVAEAIPNATIAWYFNNRIIERNDQTYRIYGKGSPSTLQVTPLDRSAYGIYKCRADNELGQKEWTINLKEAFPPQPVDNFEVNTTTATSITFKIQDPMETGGLPVKGYVVQYITEPQQWNEASNETWARGALYSIHDLLPARRYTFRFAAINEVGLSRWGKQETRQMPDQSPPSEPIITNAIDDGAKFIKLDTAKQFELKWKIPSSNGLDIDSYMLRYCVASEDEKNDLFPITSACVEKTLGVNEVLSSYTIKDLTPDTYYVVQLRAHNGMGDGPHSEKYFKTSISTEPVPAGETRMSSAVLIYIVVAILIAVLVIVDVFCFFFGKTGVLYLICGACCGKKNKNSDDKLGRSQSSVMLVPTNYVTVMTLLSDSETKDLISNGHKKIDIEEQAPMINNTDGSKKDTAVEYDVKKGTSRTGFVGKDSAV